In Neorhizobium galegae, the following proteins share a genomic window:
- a CDS encoding aldo/keto reductase, which yields MFTVSANGANIPALGFGTFRMPDEDVARVLPEALKLGFRHVDTAQIYKNEAAVGDVLSKSGIPRADIFLTTKVWVDRVGHDAFIASVDESLAKLKTDYVDLLLLHWPQSEMPLADRMGALNALKKAGKVKNIGVSNFSAALIAEAVKLSDAPLATNQVEYHPYLDQTKVLGEVRKHGMSLTSYYLMANGAVPGDAVLKDIGAKYGKTAAQVTLRWAIQQKDVIALSKTATVSRLPENFDVFDFALSEEEMQAIHKLAKPTGRIVNPGHLAPEWDV from the coding sequence ATGTTCACAGTCAGCGCCAACGGCGCCAATATTCCCGCCCTCGGCTTCGGCACGTTCCGCATGCCCGACGAAGACGTCGCCCGCGTGCTGCCGGAAGCCCTGAAGCTCGGCTTCCGGCATGTCGATACCGCGCAGATCTACAAGAACGAGGCGGCCGTCGGCGACGTGCTGTCCAAATCCGGCATCCCGCGCGCCGACATCTTTCTCACCACCAAGGTCTGGGTCGACCGCGTCGGGCATGACGCCTTCATCGCCTCGGTCGACGAGAGCCTGGCCAAGCTGAAGACAGACTATGTCGACCTGCTGCTCCTCCATTGGCCGCAGAGCGAAATGCCGCTCGCCGACCGCATGGGCGCGCTGAACGCGCTCAAAAAAGCCGGCAAGGTGAAGAATATCGGCGTCTCCAATTTTTCCGCCGCGCTGATCGCCGAAGCGGTAAAGCTTTCCGACGCGCCGCTTGCCACCAACCAGGTGGAATACCATCCCTATCTCGACCAGACCAAAGTTCTGGGCGAGGTGCGCAAACATGGCATGTCGCTGACGTCCTATTACCTGATGGCGAACGGTGCGGTGCCGGGCGACGCGGTGCTGAAGGATATCGGCGCCAAGTACGGCAAGACGGCCGCGCAGGTGACATTGCGCTGGGCGATCCAGCAGAAGGACGTCATCGCGCTTTCCAAGACCGCAACCGTTTCGCGTCTGCCAGAAAACTTCGACGTGTTCGATTTCGCGCTTTCGGAGGAAGAAATGCAGGCGATCCACAAGCTCGCCAAGCCGACCGGCCGCATCGTCAATCCGGGGCACCTGGCCCCGGAATGGGATGTTTGA
- a CDS encoding alpha/beta fold hydrolase, whose translation MTTEAPPDRIRVKHKWLGLNGMRVFYREAGRVGAPVLLLPHGYPCSSYEFRRLMPRLADRWHLVAPDFPGSGYTDTPPGFAYDFDGFTSFLDEFTQALGLDRFALYLHDFGSQIGLRLAIRRPEKIVALIVQNGDIYEDALGPRYAGLQEFWRNPTEEGRRKIAGAVSEEGFREEFLNEVRPEIAERISPDLWKLHWALMDERRRQIAVDVIAGLRENVAWFPRYQQYLRDRQPPTLIVWGPQDGYMPEKSARAFLRDLPRAELHLLDGGHWLLETNLDEVAPLIRDFLGRVHSG comes from the coding sequence ATGACCACCGAAGCCCCGCCGGATCGCATACGGGTGAAACACAAGTGGCTCGGCCTCAACGGCATGAGGGTGTTTTACCGGGAGGCGGGCAGGGTCGGTGCGCCCGTGCTTCTGCTGCCGCACGGCTATCCCTGCTCGTCCTATGAATTCCGCAGGCTGATGCCGCGGCTTGCCGATCGCTGGCATCTGGTCGCGCCGGATTTTCCGGGCTCGGGCTATACCGACACGCCCCCCGGCTTTGCCTATGATTTCGATGGGTTCACCAGCTTTCTGGACGAGTTCACGCAAGCGCTCGGCCTCGACCGGTTCGCGCTCTACCTCCACGATTTCGGGTCGCAGATCGGTCTTCGCCTGGCGATCCGGCGCCCCGAGAAGATCGTCGCGCTGATCGTCCAGAACGGCGATATCTATGAGGACGCGCTCGGCCCCAGATATGCCGGCCTGCAGGAGTTCTGGCGCAACCCGACCGAGGAAGGCCGCCGCAAGATTGCGGGCGCTGTCAGCGAGGAGGGTTTCAGGGAGGAGTTTCTCAACGAGGTCCGGCCGGAGATCGCCGAGCGCATCTCGCCCGACCTGTGGAAGCTGCATTGGGCGCTGATGGACGAACGACGGCGGCAGATCGCCGTCGATGTCATCGCCGGGCTGCGCGAGAATGTCGCCTGGTTTCCGCGTTATCAGCAATATCTGCGCGACCGCCAGCCGCCGACCCTGATCGTCTGGGGGCCGCAGGACGGCTACATGCCGGAAAAATCCGCCCGCGCCTTCCTGCGCGACCTGCCCAGGGCGGAACTTCATCTTCTCGATGGCGGTCATTGGCTGCTGGAAACCAATCTCGACGAGGTCGCACCGCTCATCCGCGATTTCCTTGGTCGGGTGCATTCCGGTTGA
- a CDS encoding DUF4440 domain-containing protein yields the protein MNEQPIEMVMAELAACEPIFHRREFGTSREALEAMTDEAFWEIGASGKVYRREFVIANLLERYREPEPHDWPCRDFTISRLADDLYHLSYVLEEPDRLSRRSTFWRRTATGWKIVFHQGTVIA from the coding sequence ATGAACGAGCAACCGATAGAGATGGTCATGGCAGAGCTCGCGGCCTGCGAGCCGATCTTCCATCGTCGCGAATTCGGCACCAGCCGCGAGGCGCTGGAAGCCATGACCGATGAAGCCTTCTGGGAAATCGGCGCCAGCGGCAAAGTCTACCGACGCGAATTCGTCATCGCCAACCTTCTCGAACGGTACCGCGAGCCGGAGCCTCACGACTGGCCCTGCCGGGATTTCACCATCAGCCGCCTCGCCGACGATCTCTATCATCTGTCGTATGTTCTGGAGGAGCCCGACCGCCTCAGCCGGCGCTCCACGTTCTGGAGGAGAACTGCAACCGGCTGGAAGATCGTCTTTCATCAGGGAACGGTGATTGCTTGA
- a CDS encoding LysR family transcriptional regulator, whose protein sequence is MDNRAGEMEVFALAAELKSFSAAGRKLKLSPSAVSKLVTRLEDRLGTRLVVRSTRMLQLTPEGETYLARAQRILAEIADTEEMVSGGGRTLPRGPLSINASVGFGERYVLPLTCEFQQLFPDVQLDITLTDDTVDLIRERVDIAIRHGPMRNSSLMARKLGESRQVVIASPGYLERHGVPKTPAELIHHNCINFNFRRSVEGWPFRDPKTGSRELLPVSGNLKASNGSIIRQFCLDHLGIGRVGRFHVEPDIEAGRLMPVLEDFNPEDIEEIHAVYAGHEHLALRIRTYIDFLAARL, encoded by the coding sequence ATGGACAACCGAGCCGGAGAAATGGAAGTCTTTGCCCTGGCAGCCGAGCTGAAGAGCTTTTCCGCCGCCGGCCGCAAGCTAAAGCTCTCCCCGTCCGCCGTCAGCAAGCTAGTCACCCGCCTGGAGGACCGGCTCGGCACCCGCCTGGTGGTCCGTTCCACCCGCATGCTGCAGCTGACGCCGGAGGGCGAGACCTATCTGGCGCGGGCACAGCGCATCCTTGCCGAGATCGCGGATACGGAGGAGATGGTTTCCGGCGGCGGCCGGACGCTGCCGCGCGGGCCGCTGTCGATCAACGCTTCGGTCGGTTTCGGAGAACGGTATGTCCTGCCGCTCACCTGCGAATTCCAGCAGCTCTTCCCGGATGTGCAGCTCGATATCACGCTGACCGACGACACCGTCGACCTCATCCGAGAGCGGGTGGATATCGCCATCCGCCACGGGCCGATGCGCAACTCGTCGCTGATGGCGCGAAAGCTTGGCGAGAGCCGCCAGGTGGTGATCGCCTCGCCGGGTTATCTGGAGCGTCACGGTGTCCCGAAGACGCCGGCCGAGCTGATCCATCACAACTGCATCAATTTCAATTTCCGGCGGTCGGTCGAAGGCTGGCCTTTTCGTGATCCGAAAACCGGCAGCCGGGAGCTGTTGCCGGTTTCCGGAAACCTGAAGGCGAGCAACGGCTCGATCATCCGGCAGTTCTGCCTGGATCACCTCGGCATCGGCCGGGTCGGGCGTTTCCATGTGGAGCCGGATATCGAGGCCGGCCGGCTGATGCCGGTTCTGGAGGATTTCAACCCTGAGGACATCGAGGAAATCCATGCGGTCTATGCCGGCCACGAGCACCTCGCCCTGCGCATCCGCACCTATATAGATTTCCTCGCGGCGCGGCTTTGA
- a CDS encoding ribbon-helix-helix domain-containing protein, translating into MRPNRSITVSIPEEMAELVEKKVASGEFADESEVIAEGLRYLADHDAGIEGWLRDEVMPTVTAHDPSKAIPISEVRRRINAHMDARDKDTRLPE; encoded by the coding sequence ATGCGCCCGAACCGATCCATTACCGTTTCCATCCCGGAAGAGATGGCCGAACTCGTCGAAAAGAAGGTCGCTTCGGGCGAATTTGCCGACGAGAGCGAGGTCATCGCCGAAGGATTGCGGTATCTGGCAGACCATGATGCGGGAATAGAGGGCTGGCTGCGGGATGAGGTCATGCCGACCGTCACGGCGCATGATCCTTCCAAGGCAATTCCGATCAGCGAAGTCCGTCGGCGCATCAATGCGCATATGGATGCGCGCGACAAAGACACCCGCCTCCCCGAATGA
- the tam gene encoding trans-aconitate 2-methyltransferase, translating into MAWSAEQYVKFEDERTRPARDLLAQVPLGSVAGAYDLGCGPGNSTELIAERFGAANVAGLDSDDNMLAAARKRLPGTQFTNADLNTWVPGEPADLLYANAVFQWVPDHISVLARLMDHLRPGGVLAVQMPDNLSEPSHVLMEETGAAGPWKAAFEGGRVRRAVLPPPAVYFDRLMPKSARIDVWHTVYYHPLGHAPAIVEWVRATGLRPYLDAAGPAHAEAFAADYTARIAKAYPPMADGRVLLRFPRFFVIAVKA; encoded by the coding sequence ATGGCATGGTCGGCGGAGCAATATGTGAAATTCGAGGACGAGCGGACGCGGCCGGCGCGCGATCTTCTGGCGCAGGTACCGCTCGGCTCGGTTGCCGGTGCCTACGACCTCGGCTGCGGCCCGGGCAATTCGACGGAGCTGATCGCGGAGCGTTTCGGGGCTGCCAATGTCGCCGGCCTCGACAGCGACGACAACATGCTGGCGGCGGCCCGCAAGCGCCTGCCCGGCACGCAATTCACCAACGCGGATCTGAATACATGGGTCCCGGGGGAGCCGGCCGACCTGCTCTACGCCAATGCGGTCTTCCAGTGGGTGCCGGACCATATTTCGGTGCTCGCCCGGCTTATGGACCACCTGAGGCCCGGCGGCGTGCTGGCGGTGCAGATGCCGGACAACCTCTCCGAACCCAGCCATGTTCTGATGGAGGAGACCGGCGCGGCCGGCCCGTGGAAAGCGGCCTTCGAAGGCGGCCGGGTGCGCCGCGCGGTGCTGCCGCCGCCTGCCGTCTATTTCGACCGGCTGATGCCGAAATCCGCCCGGATCGACGTCTGGCACACGGTCTATTACCACCCGCTTGGCCATGCGCCCGCGATCGTCGAATGGGTCAGGGCGACCGGGCTGCGGCCCTATCTCGACGCCGCCGGCCCTGCCCATGCGGAAGCCTTTGCGGCCGACTACACCGCCCGCATCGCCAAGGCCTATCCGCCGATGGCCGACGGGCGGGTGCTGTTGCGCTTCCCGCGGTTCTTCGTCATTGCGGTCAAGGCCTGA
- a CDS encoding glutathione S-transferase family protein → MRPVLYSHPFSSYCQKVLTALYENGTEFDTRMLGPEDPSAYEDLCSMWPVKRFPILLDGEKRVFEASIVIEYLGLHYPGPVKLIPDDADAALDVRMMDRFFDNYISTPQQKVVFNAIRPEEHRDPYGVQEARGMLDAAYGWLDKRMSSREWAAADAFSLADCAAAPALFYADWTHPIGEQFAHVRAYRSRLLARPSFARAVDEARPYRAFFPLGAPDRD, encoded by the coding sequence ATGCGTCCGGTTCTGTATTCACATCCGTTCTCGTCCTACTGCCAGAAAGTGCTGACCGCGCTCTATGAGAACGGCACCGAGTTCGACACCCGCATGCTCGGGCCGGAGGATCCTTCGGCCTACGAAGACCTCTGCAGCATGTGGCCGGTGAAGCGCTTTCCGATCCTGCTCGACGGGGAGAAACGGGTCTTCGAAGCGTCGATCGTAATCGAATATCTCGGCCTGCATTATCCCGGCCCGGTGAAGTTGATCCCCGACGATGCGGATGCGGCGCTCGATGTGCGGATGATGGACCGCTTCTTCGACAACTACATTTCCACCCCGCAGCAGAAGGTGGTCTTCAACGCCATCCGACCGGAAGAGCACCGCGATCCATACGGCGTGCAGGAAGCGCGCGGCATGCTGGATGCCGCCTATGGCTGGCTGGACAAGCGGATGTCGAGCCGGGAATGGGCGGCGGCCGATGCGTTCAGCCTGGCCGATTGCGCCGCGGCCCCTGCCCTCTTCTATGCGGACTGGACTCACCCGATCGGCGAGCAGTTCGCCCATGTGCGGGCCTATCGCAGCCGATTGCTCGCCCGGCCGTCTTTTGCGCGCGCGGTGGACGAGGCCCGGCCCTATCGCGCGTTCTTCCCGCTCGGCGCTCCGGACAGGGACTGA
- a CDS encoding gamma-glutamylcyclotransferase, with protein MPKPSTLSLTQDLVDLCFREEVDPGQPATWEPLTDDDFIQIADRLAAEIGEDPLWVFAYGSLIWKPGFDSVACQRAAAYGWHRSFSLRIERGRGSPAQPGLMMMLSRGGRCDGVIYRVADDDKRVQIEKALRREVSHRDSLTSFRWLPVRTQAGETVRALTFWVGGTSKRIVRPLLPLDEVAKVLARACGHRGSCAEYLYNTVVHLAEFGIHDRNLWRLQEMVAKEIRAMHMREKIGLEGVAVEA; from the coding sequence ATGCCGAAACCATCCACATTGTCGCTGACGCAGGACCTGGTCGACCTTTGCTTTCGCGAGGAGGTGGATCCCGGGCAGCCGGCCACATGGGAGCCGCTGACCGACGACGATTTCATCCAGATCGCCGATCGGCTGGCGGCGGAAATCGGCGAAGATCCGCTCTGGGTGTTCGCCTATGGCTCGCTGATCTGGAAGCCGGGCTTCGATAGCGTCGCCTGCCAGCGGGCGGCCGCCTACGGCTGGCATCGCTCCTTTTCGCTCCGGATCGAGCGCGGCCGCGGCTCGCCGGCCCAGCCGGGGCTGATGATGATGCTGTCGCGCGGCGGCCGCTGCGACGGGGTGATCTACCGGGTCGCCGACGACGACAAGCGCGTCCAGATCGAAAAAGCGCTGCGCCGCGAGGTCAGCCATCGCGACAGCCTCACCTCGTTCCGCTGGCTGCCGGTCCGGACCCAGGCCGGCGAGACCGTGCGGGCGCTGACCTTCTGGGTCGGCGGCACCAGCAAGCGCATCGTCCGTCCGCTGCTGCCGCTCGACGAGGTCGCGAAGGTTCTGGCGCGCGCCTGCGGGCATCGCGGCTCGTGTGCCGAATATCTCTACAATACCGTCGTGCATCTCGCCGAATTCGGCATCCACGACCGCAATCTCTGGCGGCTGCAGGAGATGGTGGCGAAGGAAATCCGGGCGATGCATATGCGGGAGAAGATCGGCCTGGAGGGCGTCGCCGTGGAGGCCTGA
- a CDS encoding branched-chain amino acid aminotransferase, whose amino-acid sequence MSVNTAPRTTTWTFVDGEWLDGNPKLIGPTSHAMWLGSTVFDGARWFDGIAPDIDLHCQRVNRSATNMGMKPVMQPEEIEALAWEGIKKFDGKTAIYIKPMYWSEHGMPYSVVTADPESTRFALCLFEAPMQTAKPSSLTVSPYRRPNPEVAMTGAKTGSLYPNSGRMIMEARNRGFDNALARDMNGNVAETASSNIFMVKDGVIMTPIANGTFLAGITRSRVINLLRRGGFDVRETTLTVGDFMDADEIFTSGNYSKIVPVNRFEERQLQEGPVARKALELYMDWARSPGDEA is encoded by the coding sequence ATGTCCGTCAACACCGCCCCCCGCACTACCACCTGGACGTTCGTGGATGGCGAATGGCTGGACGGCAATCCGAAGCTGATCGGCCCCACCTCGCATGCGATGTGGCTCGGCTCGACCGTGTTCGACGGTGCCCGCTGGTTCGACGGCATTGCGCCGGACATCGACCTGCATTGCCAGCGCGTCAACCGGTCGGCCACGAACATGGGCATGAAGCCGGTAATGCAGCCCGAGGAGATCGAGGCGCTCGCCTGGGAGGGCATCAAGAAGTTCGATGGCAAGACGGCGATCTACATCAAGCCGATGTACTGGTCGGAACACGGCATGCCCTACAGCGTCGTTACCGCCGATCCGGAATCGACCCGTTTCGCGCTCTGCCTGTTCGAGGCGCCAATGCAGACCGCCAAACCCTCGTCGCTCACCGTCTCGCCCTATCGCCGCCCGAACCCGGAAGTGGCGATGACCGGCGCCAAGACCGGCAGCCTTTATCCCAATAGCGGCCGCATGATCATGGAAGCCCGCAACCGCGGCTTCGACAATGCGCTCGCCCGCGACATGAACGGCAATGTCGCCGAGACCGCCTCCTCGAACATCTTCATGGTCAAGGACGGGGTGATCATGACGCCGATCGCCAACGGCACCTTCCTTGCCGGCATCACCCGCTCGCGCGTCATCAACCTCCTGCGCCGCGGCGGTTTCGACGTGCGCGAGACGACGCTGACGGTCGGGGATTTCATGGATGCCGACGAGATCTTCACCTCCGGCAACTATTCCAAGATCGTGCCGGTCAACCGCTTCGAGGAACGCCAGCTCCAGGAAGGCCCGGTCGCCCGCAAGGCGCTGGAACTCTACATGGACTGGGCCCGCTCCCCCGGCGACGAGGCCTGA
- a CDS encoding type II toxin-antitoxin system RelE/ParE family toxin — protein MAPKAGRAIARRYINQLVGHCAAFETFPTRGTRHDELGSGIRIVGFKRKASIVFRIDADVVTIMRILHRGKSLGGADDLEDDEL, from the coding sequence ATTGCTCCGAAAGCCGGCCGCGCCATTGCACGGCGGTATATCAACCAACTCGTCGGCCACTGCGCGGCTTTTGAAACCTTCCCCACCCGCGGCACGAGACACGACGAGCTCGGGTCCGGTATCCGTATCGTAGGCTTCAAGCGGAAAGCCAGCATCGTCTTTCGCATCGATGCTGACGTGGTCACGATCATGCGCATTCTACATCGGGGTAAAAGCCTCGGCGGCGCGGACGATCTCGAGGACGACGAACTCTAA
- a CDS encoding sulfite exporter TauE/SafE family protein, translated as MSLDFVTSEFLIFVAIGFFAQIIDGALGMAFGVLTTTSLLAVGVAPAAASAMTHVTECFTTAASGASHLYNRNVDWRLVARLAPAGMVGGAIGAYVLSNIDGKAIEPFVSAYLIAVGLFILYKAFRPKFPRDVRDWIVPYVGGAGGLLDAMGGGGWGPIVTSSLLGRGHDPKKVIGSTNLTEFAVTTMISATFIVALGWSELSSALGLILGGILAAPIGAFIVRYLPVKPLMIAVSMIIIGTAAVRLV; from the coding sequence ATGTCGCTCGACTTCGTGACGTCCGAATTCCTGATCTTCGTTGCCATAGGCTTCTTCGCACAGATCATCGACGGGGCGCTCGGCATGGCTTTCGGGGTGCTGACGACGACCAGCCTGCTTGCCGTCGGCGTGGCGCCCGCGGCGGCAAGCGCCATGACCCACGTGACCGAGTGTTTCACCACCGCCGCCTCGGGCGCTTCGCATCTCTACAACCGCAATGTCGACTGGCGGCTGGTGGCAAGGCTTGCACCGGCCGGCATGGTCGGCGGGGCGATCGGCGCCTATGTCCTGTCGAATATCGACGGCAAGGCGATCGAACCCTTCGTCTCCGCCTATCTGATCGCCGTCGGCCTGTTCATTCTCTACAAGGCCTTCCGTCCGAAATTTCCGCGCGACGTGCGCGACTGGATCGTGCCCTATGTCGGCGGTGCGGGCGGGCTGCTCGATGCGATGGGCGGCGGCGGATGGGGGCCGATCGTCACCAGTTCGCTGCTCGGCCGCGGTCACGACCCGAAAAAGGTGATCGGCTCCACGAACCTGACCGAATTCGCCGTTACCACCATGATCTCGGCGACTTTCATCGTCGCGCTCGGCTGGTCGGAACTCTCCTCCGCCCTCGGCCTCATCCTCGGCGGCATCCTGGCGGCGCCGATCGGCGCCTTCATCGTCCGCTACCTGCCGGTCAAACCCCTGATGATCGCCGTCTCGATGATCATCATCGGCACCGCGGCGGTCCGGCTTGTGTGA
- a CDS encoding superoxide dismutase has product MAFELPELPYDYEALSPFMSKETLEFHHDKHHKAYVDNGNKLAAEAGMADLSLEEVVKKSFGTNQGLFNNAAQHYNHVHFWKWMKKGGGGTKLPGKLEAAVASDLGGYDKFKADLIAAGTTQFGSGWAWVSVKDGKLVISKTPNGENPLVHGAEPILGVDVWEHSYYIDYRNARPKYLEAFVDSLINWDYVLERYEAATK; this is encoded by the coding sequence ATGGCCTTCGAACTTCCCGAACTCCCCTACGACTACGAAGCTCTTTCGCCCTTCATGTCGAAAGAGACGCTCGAATTCCACCACGACAAGCACCACAAGGCTTATGTCGATAACGGCAACAAGCTCGCTGCCGAAGCCGGCATGGCCGATCTGTCGCTCGAGGAAGTCGTCAAGAAGTCCTTCGGCACCAACCAGGGCCTCTTCAACAACGCCGCCCAGCACTACAACCACGTCCACTTCTGGAAGTGGATGAAGAAGGGCGGCGGCGGCACCAAGCTGCCGGGCAAGCTCGAAGCAGCAGTCGCCTCCGATCTCGGCGGCTACGACAAGTTCAAGGCCGACCTGATCGCCGCCGGCACGACCCAGTTCGGCTCCGGCTGGGCCTGGGTTTCTGTGAAGGACGGCAAGCTCGTCATCTCCAAGACCCCGAACGGCGAGAACCCGCTGGTTCACGGTGCGGAGCCGATCCTCGGCGTCGACGTGTGGGAACATTCCTATTACATCGACTACCGCAACGCGCGCCCGAAATACCTCGAAGCCTTCGTCGACAGCCTGATCAACTGGGACTACGTCCTCGAGCGCTACGAAGCCGCCACGAAGTAA
- a CDS encoding MFS transporter: MPLALYALTAGAFGIGVTEFVIMGLLIDVSKDLGVSISAAGLLISGYALGVVVGAPVLGMLTGRWSRKTLLMSLMVVFTIGNLACALAPDYWTLMAARVLTAFAHASFFGVGSVVATSLVAPYKKASAIAIMFTGLTVANILGVPFGTWLGQAYGWRSTFFAVTVIGLVALAVIALFVPKDKAADNSEESAQGALAVLGRRPVLLGLLITVLSWVGVFAGFTYIAPILTQITGFSEAAVSPILLVFGGGLVIGNLAGGWLADRHLVPTIVASLVALSAVLLLLTAAIHQPVLAVIAIGLFGAAAFATVSPLQIWVLQKAEGAGQGLASSFNIAAFNLGNAIGAWLGGAVIDHGPGLGSVTLIAGLVPLAALAVALFAIRLDRRETAVSGAPALSCPAE, encoded by the coding sequence ATGCCTCTCGCTCTCTACGCCCTGACGGCCGGTGCCTTCGGCATCGGGGTCACTGAATTCGTCATCATGGGCCTGCTGATCGACGTCAGCAAAGATCTCGGCGTATCGATCTCGGCCGCCGGCCTTCTGATCTCCGGTTACGCGCTCGGCGTCGTCGTCGGCGCGCCCGTTCTCGGCATGCTGACCGGCAGATGGTCGCGCAAGACCCTGCTGATGAGCCTGATGGTGGTGTTCACCATCGGCAACCTCGCCTGTGCGCTGGCGCCCGACTACTGGACGCTGATGGCGGCCCGGGTGTTGACCGCATTCGCGCATGCCTCTTTCTTCGGCGTCGGCTCGGTGGTCGCCACCAGCCTCGTCGCCCCGTACAAGAAGGCTTCCGCCATCGCCATCATGTTCACCGGCCTCACCGTCGCCAACATTCTCGGCGTGCCCTTCGGCACCTGGCTCGGTCAGGCCTATGGCTGGCGCTCGACCTTCTTTGCCGTGACGGTGATCGGTCTCGTGGCTCTCGCCGTCATCGCGCTGTTCGTTCCAAAGGACAAGGCCGCGGACAATTCGGAGGAAAGCGCGCAGGGTGCGCTTGCCGTGCTCGGCCGCCGCCCGGTTCTGCTTGGGCTCTTGATCACCGTGCTGAGCTGGGTCGGCGTGTTTGCTGGCTTCACCTATATCGCCCCGATCCTCACGCAGATCACCGGCTTTTCGGAAGCCGCCGTTTCGCCGATCCTGCTCGTCTTCGGCGGCGGCCTGGTGATCGGCAACCTGGCCGGCGGCTGGCTGGCCGACCGCCATCTGGTGCCGACCATCGTCGCCAGCCTCGTTGCCCTCTCGGCCGTGCTGCTGTTGCTGACGGCTGCGATCCACCAGCCGGTGCTTGCCGTCATCGCCATCGGCCTGTTCGGCGCCGCAGCGTTCGCCACCGTCTCGCCGCTGCAGATCTGGGTACTGCAGAAGGCAGAAGGTGCCGGCCAGGGGCTTGCCTCGTCGTTCAACATCGCCGCCTTCAACCTCGGCAATGCGATCGGCGCCTGGCTCGGCGGCGCGGTCATCGACCATGGCCCCGGTCTTGGCTCGGTCACCCTGATCGCCGGCCTGGTGCCGCTCGCGGCGCTTGCCGTCGCCCTCTTCGCCATCCGGCTGGACAGGCGCGAGACCGCCGTCAGCGGCGCACCCGCCCTCTCCTGCCCGGCCGAATAA
- a CDS encoding aldo/keto reductase yields the protein MEYRNLGQSGLRVPVLSFGAGTFGGSGPLFSHWGTTDVEEARRLVDICLEAGVNLFDTADVYSNGASEEVLGQAIKGRRDQVLISTKASLPTGDGPNDWGSSRSRLIRAVDAALKRLGTDHIDIFQLHAFDASTPVEEVVSTLDQLVKDGKLRYIGVSNFSGWQIMKSLAAAEKHGQTRYVANQVYYSLVGRDYEWDLMPLGKDQGLGALVWSPLGWGRLTGKISRGKPLPEGSRLHETADFGPPVEDELLYRVVDALQGVADETGKSVPQVAINWLTSRPTVSSVIVGARNEEQLRQNLGSVGWSLTTEQIGRLDAASVVTAPYPHFPYRRQEGFARLNPPIAG from the coding sequence ATGGAATACCGCAATCTCGGACAATCCGGCCTCAGAGTGCCGGTCTTAAGCTTCGGAGCCGGAACGTTCGGCGGCTCCGGCCCGCTGTTCAGCCACTGGGGCACGACCGATGTCGAAGAGGCTCGCCGCCTCGTCGATATCTGCCTGGAGGCCGGCGTCAACCTGTTCGATACCGCCGACGTCTATTCGAACGGCGCTTCGGAGGAAGTGCTCGGCCAGGCGATCAAGGGCCGGCGCGACCAAGTGCTGATCTCCACCAAGGCCAGCCTGCCGACCGGCGACGGGCCGAACGACTGGGGCTCCTCCCGCTCCCGCCTGATCCGCGCGGTGGATGCTGCGCTAAAACGGCTCGGCACCGACCATATCGACATCTTCCAGCTGCATGCCTTCGATGCCTCGACCCCGGTGGAAGAGGTCGTCTCGACGCTCGACCAGCTCGTCAAGGACGGCAAGCTGCGGTATATCGGCGTTTCCAACTTCTCCGGCTGGCAGATCATGAAGTCGCTCGCCGCCGCCGAAAAGCATGGGCAGACCCGCTATGTGGCGAACCAGGTCTATTATTCACTGGTCGGCCGCGACTACGAATGGGACCTGATGCCATTGGGCAAGGACCAGGGGCTCGGCGCGCTGGTCTGGAGCCCGCTCGGCTGGGGTCGCCTCACCGGCAAGATCAGCCGCGGCAAGCCGCTTCCGGAGGGCAGCCGCCTGCATGAGACGGCGGATTTCGGCCCGCCTGTCGAAGACGAGCTGCTCTACCGGGTGGTCGATGCGCTGCAGGGGGTGGCGGACGAAACCGGCAAAAGCGTGCCGCAGGTGGCGATCAACTGGCTGACCAGCCGGCCGACGGTTTCCTCGGTGATCGTAGGCGCCCGCAACGAGGAGCAGCTTCGCCAGAATCTCGGTTCGGTCGGCTGGTCGCTGACGACAGAGCAGATCGGCAGGCTCGATGCGGCCAGCGTCGTGACCGCCCCCTATCCGCATTTCCCCTATCGGCGACAGGAGGGTTTTGCCCGCCTCAACCCGCCCATCGCCGGCTGA